In Gulosibacter molinativorax, a single window of DNA contains:
- a CDS encoding tetratricopeptide repeat protein: MTDPNNLMSAMGGGVDLSGLAQAHQQRQQAAPGAQGAPQGQAGGGAAISLPDAVMSGGEAELEQFSQYSTQVPVLVQVYSQRDPDSIALTPVLEELVRSADGRLIMLRIDADAHPQLGGQPSVLALVGGRPVPLFQGNPPRDQIVQVVNELIQVAAQQDVTGQAVITGADAAGTGEPAPKPIPPLHQEAQDALARGDVEAAKAAYEQALKESPADDDAKVGLSQVNLLVRLQGKTLQEIRDRAAKDPNSIEAQFDVADLDLSGGHVDDAFNRLLALFSKVDSENKNEVRERILELFDVVGPTDARVIRARQQLTNLLFA; encoded by the coding sequence ATGACTGATCCGAATAACCTCATGTCCGCAATGGGTGGCGGAGTCGATCTAAGCGGGCTTGCGCAGGCGCACCAGCAGCGGCAACAGGCCGCCCCGGGTGCGCAAGGTGCACCGCAGGGTCAAGCTGGCGGTGGCGCTGCCATCTCGCTGCCAGACGCTGTCATGAGTGGTGGCGAGGCGGAACTCGAGCAGTTTTCGCAGTACTCGACGCAGGTACCCGTCCTGGTGCAGGTGTACTCGCAGCGCGACCCTGATTCGATCGCGCTGACCCCGGTCCTTGAAGAGCTCGTGCGCTCGGCTGATGGCCGGCTCATCATGCTCCGCATCGACGCGGATGCGCACCCCCAGCTCGGCGGTCAGCCCTCGGTCCTGGCGCTTGTCGGCGGCCGTCCGGTGCCGCTCTTCCAGGGGAACCCGCCGCGCGACCAGATCGTGCAGGTCGTCAACGAACTCATCCAGGTCGCCGCGCAGCAGGACGTGACCGGCCAGGCCGTGATCACCGGGGCCGACGCCGCAGGCACTGGCGAACCCGCGCCTAAGCCGATCCCGCCGCTTCACCAAGAAGCGCAGGATGCGCTCGCGCGCGGTGACGTGGAGGCAGCCAAGGCCGCCTATGAGCAGGCGCTGAAAGAATCTCCGGCGGACGACGACGCGAAGGTCGGCCTCTCGCAGGTGAACCTGCTCGTGCGCCTGCAAGGCAAGACGCTGCAGGAGATTCGCGATCGAGCGGCGAAGGATCCGAATTCGATCGAGGCCCAGTTCGATGTCGCCGACCTCGACCTGTCCGGCGGCCACGTCGACGACGCCTTCAACCGACTGCTCGCGTTGTTCTCGAAGGTCGACTCGGAAAACAAGAACGAGGTGCGCGAACGCATCCTCGAACTTTTTGATGTGGTGGGGCCGACTGACGCGCGCGTGATCCGCGCG